In the Piscinibacter sp. XHJ-5 genome, one interval contains:
- a CDS encoding AAA family ATPase: MGDSKDLVPLSRRGIPIARMRHVYRVDEVGRKLDKLAPKEHESLRATYERMLEKGSERFQVKPSGLPVMDHLYDDLPNFSEVLDDVRRQLALCEDSHDALEITPLLLLGPPGVGKTYFARELSLLLGTGMGFISMSSMTAGWVLSGASSQWKGARPGKVFETLVDGQYANPVMVVDEIDKAGGEHAYDPLGALYSLLEHDTAEAFTDEFAEVAIDASQVIWVATANDARNIPDPILNRMNVYEVHAPDRDAARHIAAKLYRSIRADHDWGSRFAPEPRADVLDRMSELAPREMRRAWMTAFGNAKLDRRDHVLPADLPEGGPRRSSIGFVQ, from the coding sequence ATGGGTGATTCCAAGGATCTCGTCCCCCTGTCGCGTCGGGGCATACCGATCGCCCGCATGCGGCACGTCTACCGGGTCGACGAAGTGGGCCGCAAGCTCGACAAGCTGGCGCCCAAGGAGCATGAAAGCTTGCGCGCCACCTACGAGCGCATGCTGGAGAAGGGCTCCGAGCGCTTCCAGGTCAAGCCGTCCGGCCTGCCGGTGATGGACCACCTGTACGATGACCTGCCCAATTTTTCCGAGGTTCTCGACGACGTGCGCCGCCAGCTCGCGCTGTGCGAGGACAGCCACGACGCGCTGGAGATCACCCCACTGCTTCTGCTCGGCCCCCCGGGTGTCGGCAAGACCTACTTCGCCCGCGAGCTGTCCCTCCTGCTCGGCACCGGCATGGGTTTCATCTCGATGAGCTCGATGACGGCCGGCTGGGTGCTGTCGGGCGCATCCAGCCAGTGGAAGGGTGCGCGCCCGGGAAAGGTGTTCGAGACGCTGGTGGACGGCCAGTACGCCAACCCGGTGATGGTCGTCGACGAGATCGACAAGGCCGGGGGCGAGCACGCCTACGATCCCCTCGGCGCGCTGTACAGCCTGCTCGAGCACGACACCGCCGAGGCCTTCACGGACGAGTTCGCCGAGGTGGCGATCGACGCGAGCCAGGTGATCTGGGTGGCCACTGCCAACGACGCCCGAAACATCCCCGACCCCATCCTGAACCGGATGAACGTCTACGAGGTGCATGCGCCGGACCGGGACGCCGCGCGGCACATCGCGGCCAAGCTGTATCGCAGCATCCGCGCGGACCACGACTGGGGCTCGCGCTTCGCGCCCGAGCCGCGCGCCGACGTGCTCGACCGCATGAGCGAGCTGGCGCCGCGCGAGATGCGCCGCGCCTGGATGACGGCCTTCGGCAACGCCAAGCTCGACCGCCGGGACCACGTGTTGCCGGCGGACCTGCCTGAAGGCGGGCCGCGCAGGAGCAGCATCGGCTTCGTGCAGTAG